The following coding sequences are from one Achromobacter sp. B7 window:
- a CDS encoding ABC transporter ATP-binding protein has protein sequence MSSDQQALPTRPLAFIWRYVAQRRLAFGLLAFVVVLAGTCSVAVQYAMKLIVDAMAGGQASAGDVWWPLGVFLALIAVEAALWRSGGWLGCRNIVAACAALRVELFEHLSHHSTRYFRQHHSGALANRITATATAAGAIYGAAVWSIIPPCVDFIGAIVVLSTVDWRMATALLCFVIVLGAVIIAFGARGRGLHQHYGEQAAHVGGEIVDAISNIWAVQAFSAQARERARLERALGEEARAQRRSWMYVEKARVIHDACLWLAASAMLFWVLHSWQRGNATPGDVVVVSALTFRILHGSRDLALALVGTAQQFGVIGEMLRVVARPPAVPDLPGARPLRPESASIVFDNVHYTYPGGNRAVRGVSLTIPAGQKVGLVGASGAGKSTLLSLLQRADEPDGGSILIGGQPIRHATLESLKDAISVVPQDISLFRRSVMENIRYGRPDASEEEVLQAAAQAHCAEFISKMPQGYDTVVGERGAMLSGGERQRIGIARAFLKNAPILLLDEATSALDSHSEMLIQRALAELMRSRTVVAAAHRLSSLARYDRIVVLENGAVVEDGTLDELLRARGPFRALWDLQASRKGAMPHDDGAVESLDDARAAREGQLKQA, from the coding sequence ATGTCGTCGGATCAACAAGCATTGCCCACCCGACCGTTGGCGTTTATCTGGCGCTACGTTGCCCAGCGGCGGCTGGCGTTCGGGTTGCTGGCCTTCGTGGTGGTGTTGGCCGGCACGTGCTCGGTCGCCGTGCAGTACGCCATGAAGCTGATCGTGGACGCCATGGCCGGCGGGCAGGCGTCGGCCGGTGATGTGTGGTGGCCGCTGGGCGTGTTCCTGGCGCTGATCGCCGTCGAAGCGGCGTTGTGGCGCAGTGGCGGCTGGCTGGGCTGCCGCAACATCGTGGCGGCCTGCGCGGCCTTGCGGGTGGAACTGTTCGAACACCTGAGCCACCACTCCACGCGCTACTTCCGCCAGCACCATTCCGGCGCGCTGGCCAACCGCATCACCGCCACCGCCACGGCGGCGGGCGCGATCTATGGCGCGGCGGTGTGGAGCATCATTCCGCCCTGCGTGGACTTCATCGGCGCCATTGTGGTGTTGTCGACGGTGGACTGGCGCATGGCTACCGCCTTGCTGTGCTTCGTGATCGTGTTGGGCGCGGTCATCATCGCCTTTGGCGCCCGGGGGCGTGGCCTGCACCAGCACTATGGCGAACAGGCGGCCCACGTCGGCGGCGAAATCGTCGACGCCATTTCGAACATCTGGGCGGTGCAGGCGTTTTCGGCCCAGGCGCGTGAGCGCGCGCGGCTGGAGCGGGCGCTGGGCGAAGAAGCCCGCGCGCAACGCCGCAGCTGGATGTACGTGGAAAAGGCCCGCGTGATCCATGATGCCTGCCTGTGGCTGGCGGCCAGCGCCATGCTGTTCTGGGTGCTGCATTCCTGGCAACGCGGCAACGCCACGCCGGGCGATGTGGTGGTGGTCAGCGCGCTGACCTTTCGCATCCTGCATGGGTCGCGCGACCTGGCGCTGGCGTTGGTCGGCACCGCGCAGCAGTTTGGCGTCATCGGCGAAATGCTGCGCGTGGTGGCGCGTCCGCCCGCCGTGCCCGACCTGCCCGGGGCGCGACCGCTGCGCCCGGAATCCGCATCCATCGTGTTCGACAACGTGCACTACACCTACCCAGGCGGCAATCGCGCGGTGCGGGGCGTGTCCTTGACGATACCGGCCGGGCAGAAGGTCGGCTTGGTGGGCGCCTCCGGCGCGGGCAAGTCCACGCTGCTGTCCTTGCTGCAACGGGCCGACGAACCGGACGGCGGCAGCATCTTGATCGGCGGGCAACCCATTCGCCACGCCACGCTGGAAAGCCTGAAGGACGCGATCTCGGTGGTGCCGCAAGACATCAGCCTGTTCCGCCGCAGCGTGATGGAGAACATCCGCTATGGCCGTCCGGATGCGTCCGAGGAAGAGGTGCTGCAAGCGGCCGCGCAGGCGCATTGCGCCGAGTTCATCAGCAAGATGCCGCAGGGCTATGACACCGTGGTGGGCGAACGCGGCGCGATGTTGTCCGGCGGCGAACGCCAGCGCATCGGTATTGCGCGCGCATTTTTAAAAAATGCACCCATTCTCTTGCTCGACGAAGCCACCTCGGCGCTGGACAGCCATTCCGAAATGCTGATCCAGCGCGCGCTGGCGGAACTGATGCGCAGCCGCACGGTGGTGGCCGCCGCGCACCGCCTGTCTTCGTTGGCGCGCTACGACCGCATCGTGGTGCTGGAAAACGGCGCGGTCGTTGAAGACGGCACGCTGGATGAACTGCTGCGCGCGCGTGGGCCGTTCCGCGCGCTGTGGGACCTGCAAGCCAGCCGCAAGGGCGCGATGCCGCATGATGACGGGGCGGTGGAATCGCTGGACGATGCGCGCGCCGCGCGCGAAGGCCAGCTCAAGCAGGCGTAG
- the nadE gene encoding ammonia-dependent NAD(+) synthetase: MARNTNTQDRQAAIACELGVQQGFDSARELESRIAFLENYLSDTGKSGYVLGISGGVDSTVAGRMAQLATERLRLKGRRAFFVAVRLPYGEQHDEEDATRALDFIRADHVMQVDIKPAVNAQRDALEAAGLVFTDEAAEDFVAGNIKARQRMVAQYAIAGALDCLVIGTDQAAEALMGFFTKHGDGAADLLPLRGLTKRRVRALGVVLGAPAKLITKAPTADLESLRPGLPDEVALGVSYDEIDDFLEGRPVRDDARETILKQYDATAHKRLPAAAPPAPGTDDRGSGNDAPNGNGHPSAAA; the protein is encoded by the coding sequence ATGGCTCGGAATACCAACACGCAAGATCGCCAAGCTGCCATTGCGTGTGAACTCGGCGTCCAACAAGGCTTCGACTCGGCCCGCGAGCTCGAAAGCCGGATCGCATTCCTGGAAAATTATTTGTCAGACACCGGAAAATCCGGCTATGTGCTGGGCATCAGCGGCGGCGTGGATTCGACGGTGGCGGGAAGAATGGCGCAGTTGGCCACCGAGCGGCTGCGGCTGAAGGGACGCCGCGCATTCTTCGTGGCGGTGCGTTTGCCGTACGGCGAACAGCACGACGAAGAGGATGCCACGCGCGCGCTGGACTTCATTCGCGCGGACCACGTCATGCAGGTCGATATCAAGCCGGCGGTAAACGCCCAGCGTGACGCGCTGGAAGCAGCGGGATTGGTATTCACCGACGAGGCAGCGGAAGACTTCGTCGCTGGCAACATCAAGGCGCGTCAACGCATGGTGGCGCAATACGCGATTGCCGGCGCGCTGGACTGCCTGGTCATCGGCACCGACCAGGCGGCGGAAGCGCTGATGGGTTTTTTTACCAAGCACGGCGATGGCGCGGCCGACCTGCTGCCGCTACGCGGTCTGACCAAGCGGCGCGTGCGCGCGCTGGGCGTGGTGCTGGGTGCACCCGCCAAGCTCATCACCAAGGCCCCCACGGCCGACCTGGAATCGCTGCGGCCGGGCCTGCCGGACGAGGTGGCGCTGGGCGTCTCGTACGACGAGATCGATGATTTCCTGGAAGGCCGGCCGGTACGCGACGATGCGCGCGAGACGATCCTGAAGCAATACGACGCGACCGCGCACAAGCGCTTGCCGGCCGCCGCGCCGCCAGCGCCCGGCACGGACGATCGGGGCAGCGGCAACGACGCCCCCAACGGCAACGGGCACCCCTCGGCGGCGGCTTAG
- a CDS encoding CrpP-related protein, with translation MEKDIQNQGAQAARNGWSLFDCPYLRAQQMPGHTGEPISEWRAKVAAWEAGWKMEVESWLGRSQPPAVVRDTPVMH, from the coding sequence ATGGAAAAAGACATCCAAAATCAGGGTGCACAGGCCGCCCGGAACGGGTGGAGCCTGTTCGATTGCCCCTACCTGCGGGCGCAACAAATGCCCGGCCACACCGGCGAGCCCATCTCCGAATGGCGCGCCAAGGTCGCCGCCTGGGAAGCCGGCTGGAAGATGGAAGTGGAAAGTTGGCTGGGCCGTTCCCAACCGCCCGCCGTCGTGCGCGACACGCCGGTAATGCACTGA
- the galU gene encoding UTP--glucose-1-phosphate uridylyltransferase GalU, producing MLPIRKAVFPVAGLGTRFLPATKAMPKEMLPIVDRPLIQYAVEEAVAAGITELIFVTGRNKRAIEDHFDRMPELERDLELKNKVALLDSVRNVIPDSVKCVYTRQPAALGLGHAVMCAAAIVGDEPFAVLLADDMIDADTPVIGEMMKVAREFEGSVLAVQHVPRSQTNQYGIVSGKPASQSVVQVSGIVEKPKPEDAPSELAVVGRYILEPQIFDALKATQPGVGGEIQLTDAIASLLQDRKVYGYEYDGVRYDCGSKEGFYRATMEIGRKYHGMVG from the coding sequence ATGCTTCCCATTCGAAAAGCGGTATTTCCCGTTGCCGGCCTGGGCACGCGTTTCCTTCCGGCCACCAAGGCCATGCCCAAGGAAATGCTCCCCATCGTTGACCGGCCCCTGATCCAATATGCCGTCGAGGAGGCCGTGGCGGCGGGCATTACCGAATTGATCTTCGTCACCGGCCGCAACAAGCGCGCCATTGAAGACCACTTTGACCGCATGCCTGAATTGGAACGCGACCTGGAGTTGAAAAACAAGGTGGCGTTGCTGGACAGCGTGCGCAACGTGATTCCCGATTCCGTCAAATGCGTCTACACGCGTCAGCCCGCCGCGCTGGGGCTGGGCCACGCCGTGATGTGCGCGGCGGCCATCGTGGGCGACGAGCCGTTCGCGGTGCTGCTGGCCGACGACATGATCGACGCTGACACGCCGGTGATCGGCGAGATGATGAAAGTGGCGCGCGAGTTCGAAGGCAGCGTGCTGGCGGTGCAACACGTGCCGCGCAGCCAGACCAATCAGTACGGCATCGTGTCCGGCAAGCCGGCCTCGCAAAGCGTCGTGCAGGTGTCCGGCATCGTGGAAAAGCCCAAGCCCGAAGACGCGCCCAGCGAGCTCGCGGTGGTGGGCCGCTACATTCTTGAGCCCCAGATCTTTGACGCGCTCAAGGCCACGCAGCCGGGCGTGGGCGGCGAAATTCAATTGACCGACGCCATCGCGTCGCTGTTGCAGGATCGCAAGGTGTACGGCTACGAGTACGACGGCGTGCGCTACGACTGCGGCAGCAAGGAAGGGTTCTACCGCGCCACGATGGAAATCGGGCGCAAGTACCACGGCATGGTGGGGTGA
- the glf gene encoding UDP-galactopyranose mutase yields the protein MSSTVDSRSGHQPAAERTYLEDALSGSSWLARDTPAIVCFSHLRWNFVFQRPQHLMTRFARSHTVYYVEEPVWVDSARHGWLEENQCDGVTVLTPHLARDNWVESHRRLLQEKLWADGVTRPVLWYYTPMSLPFSDQVEASLVVYDCMDELSAFRGAPPELVDMEKRLLARADVVFCGGHSLYESKSRLHPNVHAFPSSVDCAHFGQARAVTQIPADLQEIPGPRLGFYGVLDERFDTRLVAEVAALAPDWHFVFIGPVVKIDPAELPQAANIHYLGPRSYDQLPAYLAGWDVALMPFALNESTRFISPTKTPEYLAAGRPVVSTPINDVVRTYGGSDVVFIAQDASAFVDAAAAALQAAKTPDLLLAKADHALRGMSWDASWDGMCRVMNRAYTSSATRRAAAHEPARAVKSAGTVRHYDYMIVGAGFAGSVLAERLARGSGKRVMVVDKRPHVGGNAYDYFNDAGLLLHRYGPHIFHTNSAKVLEYLSRFTAWRSYEHRVLAETPKGLVPMPINLTTLEKLYGKRFSAEEAERFLKSVAEPIANVATSEDFVVSQVGRELYETFFRGYTRKQWGLDPSQLDRSVAARVPTRLSTDDRYFTDRHQCMPLHGYTRMFERMLDHPNISLALGLDYQEARAAFTFDGLIYTGPIDEYFGYRFGALPYRSLKFRHETLDEEWHQPVGVVNYPSEDVPYTRVTEYKHLTGQQHARTAITYEYPSAQGDPYYPIPRPENAALFQRYQALADATPGVHFVGRLATYRYYNMDQVVAQALATYEAIAAKNAEVHTALVA from the coding sequence ATGAGCAGCACTGTCGACTCTCGATCCGGCCACCAGCCGGCAGCCGAACGCACCTACCTTGAAGATGCCTTGTCGGGCAGCTCATGGCTGGCACGCGATACTCCCGCCATCGTTTGCTTTTCGCACTTGCGTTGGAACTTCGTGTTCCAGCGCCCCCAACATCTGATGACCCGGTTTGCGCGCTCGCACACCGTCTATTACGTTGAAGAGCCAGTTTGGGTGGACAGCGCGCGGCATGGCTGGCTGGAGGAAAATCAGTGCGACGGCGTCACCGTGCTGACCCCGCACCTGGCGCGCGATAACTGGGTGGAAAGCCACCGCCGGCTGTTGCAGGAAAAGCTCTGGGCCGACGGCGTGACGCGGCCGGTGCTCTGGTACTACACGCCCATGAGCCTGCCGTTCTCGGATCAGGTCGAAGCCAGCCTCGTCGTGTACGACTGCATGGACGAGCTGTCCGCATTTCGTGGCGCGCCGCCGGAATTGGTCGACATGGAAAAGCGCCTGCTGGCGCGCGCCGACGTGGTGTTTTGCGGCGGCCACAGCCTGTATGAATCCAAGAGCCGCCTGCATCCCAATGTGCACGCGTTTCCCAGCAGCGTGGACTGCGCGCACTTTGGGCAGGCGCGCGCCGTCACGCAAATTCCGGCCGACTTGCAAGAAATACCCGGTCCGCGCCTGGGCTTCTACGGTGTGCTGGACGAACGCTTCGACACGCGTCTGGTCGCCGAGGTGGCGGCCTTGGCGCCAGACTGGCATTTTGTGTTCATTGGCCCGGTGGTCAAGATAGACCCCGCTGAATTGCCGCAGGCCGCCAACATCCATTACCTGGGACCGCGTTCGTATGACCAGTTGCCTGCTTATCTGGCGGGCTGGGACGTTGCGTTGATGCCGTTCGCGCTGAACGAATCCACGCGCTTCATCAGCCCGACCAAGACGCCTGAATATCTGGCGGCGGGGCGGCCCGTGGTGTCCACGCCCATCAACGACGTGGTGCGCACTTATGGCGGTTCTGACGTGGTGTTCATCGCGCAGGACGCGTCCGCCTTCGTGGACGCCGCCGCGGCCGCGTTGCAGGCCGCCAAGACCCCCGACCTCCTGCTTGCCAAGGCCGACCATGCGCTGCGCGGGATGTCGTGGGACGCCAGCTGGGACGGCATGTGCCGCGTGATGAACCGCGCCTACACCAGCAGCGCAACGCGTCGCGCGGCGGCGCACGAGCCCGCGCGCGCCGTCAAGTCGGCCGGCACCGTGCGGCACTACGACTACATGATCGTGGGCGCGGGCTTTGCCGGCAGCGTGCTTGCCGAACGGCTGGCGCGCGGCAGCGGCAAGCGCGTGATGGTGGTGGACAAGCGCCCGCACGTGGGCGGCAACGCGTATGACTACTTCAACGATGCCGGCCTGCTGCTGCACCGTTATGGTCCGCACATCTTCCACACCAATTCCGCCAAGGTGCTGGAATACCTCTCGCGCTTCACGGCGTGGCGCAGCTATGAACACCGCGTGCTGGCGGAAACGCCCAAGGGGCTGGTCCCCATGCCGATCAACCTGACCACCTTGGAAAAGCTGTACGGCAAGCGCTTTTCGGCCGAAGAGGCCGAGCGCTTTCTGAAGTCGGTGGCCGAACCCATCGCCAACGTGGCCACGTCGGAAGATTTCGTGGTGTCGCAAGTTGGCCGTGAATTGTACGAGACCTTCTTTCGCGGCTACACGCGCAAGCAGTGGGGGCTGGACCCGTCACAGCTGGACCGTTCCGTGGCCGCCCGCGTACCCACGCGCCTGTCCACCGACGACCGCTACTTCACCGACCGCCACCAATGCATGCCGCTGCACGGCTACACGCGCATGTTCGAACGCATGCTGGACCATCCGAACATATCGCTGGCCCTGGGGCTGGATTATCAAGAAGCCCGCGCCGCGTTCACCTTCGATGGCCTGATCTACACCGGCCCCATCGATGAATACTTCGGCTACCGCTTCGGTGCGCTACCGTATCGATCCTTGAAGTTCCGCCACGAAACGCTGGACGAAGAATGGCATCAACCGGTGGGTGTGGTGAATTACCCGTCCGAAGATGTGCCGTACACCCGCGTCACGGAATACAAGCACCTGACCGGCCAACAGCATGCGCGCACGGCCATCACTTACGAATATCCGTCGGCGCAGGGCGACCCTTACTACCCGATCCCGCGACCCGAAAACGCCGCGCTGTTCCAGCGTTACCAGGCGCTTGCGGATGCCACCCCCGGTGTGCATTTCGTGGGGCGCTTGGCCACGTATCGCTACTACAACATGGACCAGGTGGTCGCGCAGGCCTTGGCCACGTACGAGGCCATCGCCGCGAAGAACGCCGAGGTGCACACCGCGCTTGTCGCCTGA
- a CDS encoding beta-glucosidase has product MHFQSAFLAGFECSCHRFPDGRQLDLLASTGHAQWAESDYAHAVSLGLRTARDGVRWHLVNPAPYAYDWSSVLPMLRAARATGMQVIWDLCHFGWPQWIDIWSSRFPEAFARYAAAVARLIAQESELPTWFCPINEISYWSWAGGDMAHFSPCGTGRGGELKRQLVRAFVQAADAIREIDPGARFLAAEPMIAVHPWQPGDDGPAAAANASQFEAVDMITGRTQPELGGDERYLDIVGVNYYPHNQWLHCGPQLRHDDPRYRPLGELLAEQAQRHGRPILIAETGAEGAARAPWLRYVADQALLARGAGVDVAGICLYPVTDYPGWEDNRYCSTGLLSAPSDTGQRAVYAPLEVELRKQAARFGDGPAGLLDAPRAVALGG; this is encoded by the coding sequence ATGCATTTTCAAAGTGCTTTCCTGGCGGGTTTCGAATGTTCATGCCACCGCTTTCCCGACGGACGCCAGCTGGATCTGCTGGCGTCCACCGGCCACGCCCAATGGGCCGAGTCGGACTATGCCCACGCCGTGTCGCTGGGGCTGCGCACCGCGCGCGACGGCGTGCGCTGGCACCTGGTCAACCCGGCGCCCTATGCCTACGACTGGTCCAGCGTGCTGCCCATGTTGCGGGCGGCGCGCGCGACCGGCATGCAGGTCATCTGGGATTTATGCCACTTTGGCTGGCCCCAGTGGATCGACATCTGGTCCAGCCGCTTTCCCGAGGCGTTTGCGCGCTATGCCGCCGCCGTCGCGCGCCTGATCGCACAAGAGTCGGAGCTGCCGACCTGGTTTTGCCCGATCAACGAGATTTCGTACTGGAGCTGGGCAGGCGGCGACATGGCGCACTTCAGCCCATGCGGCACCGGGCGGGGAGGCGAGCTTAAGCGGCAGCTGGTGCGGGCCTTTGTGCAGGCGGCCGACGCCATTCGCGAGATCGATCCCGGCGCGCGTTTTTTGGCCGCCGAGCCGATGATTGCGGTGCATCCGTGGCAACCCGGTGACGACGGCCCGGCCGCCGCCGCCAACGCCTCGCAGTTCGAAGCGGTGGACATGATCACCGGCCGCACGCAGCCGGAATTGGGCGGTGACGAGCGCTACCTGGATATCGTGGGCGTCAATTACTACCCGCACAACCAGTGGCTGCATTGCGGCCCGCAGTTGCGCCATGACGACCCGCGCTACCGGCCGCTGGGGGAGTTGCTGGCAGAGCAGGCGCAGCGCCATGGCCGTCCGATCCTGATCGCAGAGACGGGCGCGGAAGGCGCGGCGCGCGCGCCGTGGCTGCGCTACGTGGCGGACCAGGCGCTGCTCGCGCGCGGCGCGGGAGTGGATGTGGCGGGCATCTGCCTGTACCCGGTCACGGACTACCCCGGGTGGGAAGACAACCGCTACTGTTCGACCGGCTTGCTCAGCGCGCCGTCGGACACAGGCCAACGCGCGGTCTACGCGCCGTTGGAAGTCGAGCTGCGTAAACAGGCAGCGCGCTTTGGTGATGGCCCGGCCGGCTTGCTGGACGCGCCGCGCGCCGTTGCACTAGGGGGTTGA
- a CDS encoding manganese catalase family protein, whose product MFAHNKRLQYTVRVSQTNPGLANLLLEQFGGPQGELAAACRYFTQAIAEDDPGRKDMLLDIATEELSHLEVIGTMVAMLNKGAKGALAEATESEAEIYRRLNGPGNDSHVTQVLYGGGPALTNSGGQLWNAGYIDTIGDPSADLRSNIAAEARAKIIYERLINATDDPGVKEALGFLMTREVAHQRSFEKALYSMEPNFPPGKLPGDPRFANVYFNMSQGEGDMRGSWNSDENFTYVTAREEQRAIDGDGMASVGLTEEETLALQAMVARTASDPSADPETGAELGQGPGASDKLT is encoded by the coding sequence ATGTTTGCTCACAACAAACGATTGCAGTACACCGTCCGCGTCTCGCAGACCAATCCCGGTCTGGCGAACCTGCTGCTGGAACAATTTGGCGGGCCGCAAGGAGAACTGGCGGCGGCGTGTAGATATTTCACTCAGGCCATCGCCGAAGACGATCCTGGCCGCAAAGACATGCTGCTGGACATCGCCACCGAAGAACTGAGCCATCTGGAAGTGATCGGGACCATGGTGGCCATGCTGAACAAGGGCGCCAAGGGCGCGCTGGCCGAAGCCACCGAATCCGAGGCCGAGATCTACCGGCGCTTGAACGGGCCGGGCAACGATTCGCACGTGACGCAAGTGCTGTACGGCGGCGGGCCGGCGCTGACCAACTCGGGCGGCCAGCTGTGGAATGCGGGCTATATCGACACCATCGGCGATCCGTCCGCCGACCTGCGCTCGAACATCGCCGCCGAAGCCCGCGCCAAGATCATCTACGAACGCTTGATCAACGCCACGGACGACCCCGGCGTCAAGGAAGCCCTGGGCTTTTTGATGACGCGCGAAGTCGCGCACCAGCGGTCCTTTGAAAAGGCGCTGTATTCCATGGAGCCCAATTTCCCGCCCGGAAAGCTGCCGGGCGATCCGCGCTTTGCCAACGTGTACTTCAACATGTCGCAGGGCGAAGGCGATATGCGCGGCTCGTGGAACAGCGACGAAAACTTTACCTACGTGACGGCCCGCGAAGAGCAGCGCGCCATCGATGGCGACGGCATGGCCAGCGTTGGGCTGACGGAAGAAGAAACGCTGGCGCTGCAAGCCATGGTGGCGCGCACCGCGTCGGACCCCTCGGCGGACCCGGAGACGGGCGCGGAGCTGGGTCAGGGGCCGGGCGCCAGCGACAAATTGACCTGA